The Magnolia sinica isolate HGM2019 chromosome 9, MsV1, whole genome shotgun sequence genome contains a region encoding:
- the LOC131255139 gene encoding pathogenesis-related protein STH-2-like, protein MVAGTVGHEILSPISPSRLWKAMVKDSHNLMPKLMPEIISSIVVLEGDGGVGTIRQSNFTDAIKDFSYWKDRIDEIDDSNRLFKYSVIEGGLLGKKVKSTTFTLEFKDGINGGSVCKFHGEFETVEGNLPKEDETKEMMGNMEGMFKAVEGYLIENPNAYI, encoded by the exons ATGGTCGCTGGTACAGTGGGTCACGAAATCTTGTCTCCAATCTCACCATCGAGACTCTGGAAGGCAATGGTGAAGGATTCCCACAACCTCATGCCCAAGCTCATGCCTGAAATCATATCAAGCATTGTTGTTCTAGAAGGTGATGGTGGGGTCGGCACAATCAGACAGTCCAACTTCACCGATG CCATCAAGGACTTCAGCTACTGGAAGGACCGCATCGATGAGATCGACGACAGTAACCGTTTGTTCAAGTACTCAGTGATCGAAGGTGGCCTACTTGGGAAGAAAGTGAAATCAACTACATTTACTCTGGAGTTCAAAGATGGCATCAATGGCGGAAGTGTATGCAAGTTTCACGGAGAGTTTGAGACGGTAGAAGGTAACCTGCCTAAAGAAGATGAaactaaggagatgatgggaaaCATGGAGGGAATGTTCAAGGCAGTAGAAGGATATCTCATTGAAAATCCAAATGCATACATATAG
- the LOC131256465 gene encoding pathogenesis-related protein STH-2-like: MVAGTVGHEILSPVSPSRLWKAMVKDSHNLMPKLMPTIISSIVVLEGDGGVGTIRQSNFTDAIKDFSYWKDRIHEIDDNNRLFKYSVIEGGLLGKKVKSTTFTLEFKDGINGGSVCKFHGEFETVEGNLPKEDETKEMMGNMEGMFKAVEGYLLENPNAYI, from the exons ATGGTAGCTGGTACTGTGGGTCATGAAATCTTGTCTCCAGTCTCACCATCGAGACTCTGGAAGGCAATGGTGAAGGATTCCCACAACCTCATGCCCAAGCTCATGCCTACAATCATATCAAGCATTGTCGTTCTCGAAGGTGATGGTGGGGTCGGCACAATCAGACAGTCCAACTTCACTGATG CCATCAAGGACTTCAGCTACTGGAAGGACCGCATACATGAGATCGATGACAATAACCGTTTGTTCAAGTACTCAGTGATTGAAGGTGGCCTACTTGGGAAGAAAGTGAAATCAACTACGTTTACACTGGAGTTCAAAGATGGCATCAATGGTGGAAGTGTATGCAAGTTTCATGGAGAGTTTGAGACTGTAGAAGGTAACCTgccaaaagaagatgaaacaaaGGAGATGATGGGAAACATGGAGGGAATGTTCAAGGCAGTAGAAGGATATCTCCTTGAAAATCCAAATGCATACATTTAG